From the genome of Deltaproteobacteria bacterium GWA2_45_12, one region includes:
- a CDS encoding 30S ribosomal protein S20: protein MANHPSALKRHRQSVKHRAQNIEMRAKVKAAIKKLKVAKKDDVANLLRQVSSLLHKAAQKGVIHKRNASRRISRLTKSTHKKAA from the coding sequence ATGGCTAATCATCCATCCGCCTTAAAAAGGCATCGTCAAAGTGTTAAACACCGTGCGCAGAACATCGAAATGCGTGCCAAAGTCAAAGCCGCTATCAAGAAATTGAAAGTAGCCAAAAAGGATGATGTGGCTAATTTGCTTCGTCAGGTCTCCAGCCTTCTTCATAAAGCCGCCCAAAAAGGGGTTATTCATAAAAGAAATGCCTCTCGTCGCATTTCTCGTCTGACCAAAAGCACTCATAAGAAAGCTGCTTAA
- a CDS encoding lysine 2,3-aminomutase, whose translation MQTYIETSTSSAKPYWQRFKKWAQITPEQWNDWHWQYQNLVTTPEEFVDLFPMFENEVNGIRSTLGKYKFTATPYYLSLIDEKNAECPIKLQTVPSRLEMRIEPGVDMRDPLAEDTDMPVPGLVHRYPDRVLFLITEICSVYCRFCTRRRVILEKASHIDRQIDQGIGYIQNHPEIHDVIISGGDALVVGEKLLESVISRLRAMPHIYTIRIGSRIPVVCPMRITPSLVAMLKKYQPLYFMTHFNHPYEITPEAKKACALLVDNGIPVMNQSVLLRKVNSCPSVMRKLCYDLIAMRVKPYYLYQCDLSEGIGHFRTPIQTGIEIIESLRGHISGLAIPTFVIDAPGGGGKIPILPDYVVRKEKDKIVLRNYEQKEYIYPEPHDTDCSCSTSKAIKSQL comes from the coding sequence ATGCAAACATATATTGAAACATCCACATCATCTGCCAAACCCTACTGGCAACGCTTTAAAAAATGGGCCCAGATTACCCCCGAGCAATGGAACGACTGGCACTGGCAATATCAAAACCTGGTCACCACTCCTGAAGAATTTGTGGATTTGTTCCCCATGTTTGAAAATGAAGTGAATGGCATCCGCTCCACACTGGGAAAATACAAATTCACAGCCACTCCCTACTATTTGTCCTTAATCGACGAAAAAAACGCCGAATGCCCCATCAAACTTCAGACAGTCCCCTCACGCCTGGAAATGCGCATTGAGCCCGGTGTGGATATGCGCGACCCCCTGGCCGAAGACACCGACATGCCCGTCCCCGGTCTGGTGCATCGCTACCCCGATCGTGTGCTGTTTTTAATTACCGAAATCTGCTCGGTCTATTGCCGTTTTTGCACACGCCGCCGTGTTATTCTGGAAAAAGCCAGCCATATTGATCGCCAAATTGACCAAGGCATCGGGTACATTCAAAACCATCCGGAAATCCATGATGTCATCATTTCAGGGGGGGATGCCCTTGTCGTGGGGGAAAAACTGCTCGAAAGTGTCATTTCACGCTTGCGTGCCATGCCCCACATTTACACCATCCGCATCGGCTCACGCATTCCGGTGGTATGCCCCATGCGTATTACTCCAAGCCTGGTGGCCATGCTCAAAAAATACCAACCCCTCTACTTTATGACGCATTTTAACCACCCCTACGAAATAACCCCGGAAGCAAAAAAGGCTTGTGCGCTTTTGGTGGATAATGGTATTCCCGTTATGAATCAGTCGGTTTTGTTACGAAAGGTAAACAGTTGCCCATCGGTCATGCGCAAACTGTGTTACGACCTGATTGCCATGAGGGTGAAGCCCTATTACCTGTACCAATGCGATTTATCCGAAGGTATCGGGCATTTTAGAACCCCCATTCAAACAGGGATCGAAATTATCGAATCGTTAAGAGGACATATTTCAGGGCTTGCCATCCCCACCTTTGTGATTGATGCACCGGGCGGCGGCGGCAAAATACCCATCCTTCCTGATTACGTTGTAAGAAAAGAGAAGGATAAAATTGTTTTAAGAAATTACGAACAAAAGGAATACATATACCCGGAACCGCATGACACCGATTGCTCTTGCTCAACAAGCAAAGCCATTAAAAGCCAATTATAA
- a CDS encoding D-lysine 5,6-aminomutase subunit alpha codes for MAKLNLDRDKVDTCRELAEGLVRPIQKYIEMHSTVSIERATLRLFGLTGASSDGPTPTPLTNLFVDKIDRYKLSLGAATWVAAAKIKNPKISFSEMAHKVAEGSLDINSLPEPSFEEIKQALKPGVDETIKMLDASRRHKEKMRGRFGYQWTPFRYLIVATGNIHEDVKQAVTCAQNGADIIAVIRSTAQSLLDYVPHGATTEGFGGTYATQENFKIMRQALDEVSEELNRYIRLCNYSSGLCMPEIAVMGAQENLDYLLNDAMYGILFRDINMKRTFVDQYFSRLIVARAGIGIQTGEDNYLTTAEAYENHHQVLASHFINEQFAKNAGLREEQMGLGHAFEMDPTIEDSFVYELAMAQLVRDVFPRHPIKYMPPTRHMTGDIFTSHVYDAMFNLVGVATKQVVQLLGMNTEAIHNPHLQDRFLGLKNANYIFNSARSLGDEIQFNPNGKLARRARSVVDNTLDFLKKIKEHGLMETIENGYFANMPRKRDGGRGLEGVFQKARRYCNPFMDILQPKERD; via the coding sequence ATGGCTAAACTCAATCTGGACCGCGACAAAGTCGATACCTGTCGTGAACTTGCCGAAGGCTTGGTACGTCCCATTCAAAAATACATCGAGATGCACTCAACGGTATCCATCGAACGGGCCACGTTAAGACTCTTTGGATTAACAGGGGCTAGCTCGGACGGACCCACCCCCACCCCTTTAACCAACCTGTTTGTGGATAAAATTGACCGATACAAGCTTTCGCTTGGCGCAGCCACCTGGGTGGCTGCCGCAAAAATAAAGAACCCCAAAATTTCTTTTTCAGAAATGGCCCACAAAGTGGCCGAAGGAAGTTTGGACATCAACAGCCTGCCCGAACCCAGTTTTGAAGAAATAAAACAAGCCTTGAAACCCGGGGTGGATGAAACCATCAAAATGCTCGACGCCTCACGCCGTCACAAGGAAAAAATGCGCGGACGGTTTGGATACCAGTGGACCCCGTTTCGTTATTTGATTGTGGCCACGGGTAATATCCACGAAGACGTCAAACAGGCCGTCACCTGTGCCCAAAATGGAGCTGATATTATTGCCGTCATCCGTTCAACGGCGCAAAGCCTTCTTGATTATGTCCCGCACGGTGCGACCACCGAAGGGTTTGGAGGCACCTATGCCACCCAGGAAAATTTTAAAATCATGCGACAAGCCTTAGATGAAGTATCCGAAGAGCTAAACCGCTACATTCGTTTGTGTAATTATTCATCCGGCCTGTGCATGCCTGAAATTGCCGTAATGGGGGCCCAGGAAAATCTGGACTATCTCTTAAATGACGCCATGTATGGCATTCTTTTCCGCGACATCAACATGAAGCGCACTTTTGTCGACCAATATTTTTCGCGCTTGATTGTCGCTCGCGCCGGCATTGGCATTCAAACCGGGGAAGATAATTATTTAACCACGGCCGAAGCTTACGAAAATCATCACCAGGTTTTGGCATCTCATTTCATCAATGAACAATTCGCAAAAAATGCGGGGCTTCGTGAAGAACAAATGGGACTGGGGCATGCCTTTGAAATGGACCCGACCATCGAAGACAGTTTTGTCTATGAACTGGCCATGGCCCAGCTGGTGCGCGATGTTTTCCCGCGTCATCCCATTAAATACATGCCCCCCACTCGTCACATGACGGGTGATATTTTCACCAGCCATGTCTACGACGCCATGTTCAATCTGGTGGGGGTGGCCACCAAGCAAGTCGTGCAACTTTTGGGCATGAATACCGAGGCCATCCACAACCCACATTTGCAGGACCGTTTCTTGGGTTTAAAAAATGCCAATTACATATTTAATTCTGCGCGATCTTTAGGAGATGAAATTCAATTTAATCCCAATGGGAAACTGGCCCGCCGTGCAAGGTCTGTAGTAGACAACACGCTCGATTTCCTTAAAAAAATAAAAGAACACGGACTTATGGAAACCATCGAAAACGGCTATTTTGCCAATATGCCACGAAAAAGAGATGGGGGCCGTGGCCTGGAGGGCGTTTTCCAAAAAGCACGCCGATATTGCAACCCTTTCATGGATATTCTGCAACCCAAGGAGAGGGATTGA